Proteins from a genomic interval of Planctomycetaceae bacterium:
- the rpoC gene encoding DNA-directed RNA polymerase subunit beta': MSVSEGTFDRVNDYASIKISLASPHDIRSWSFGEVKKPETINYRTYRPERDGLFCERIFGPEKDWECACGKYRGMKYKGMICDRCGVKVTHSRVRRKRMGHIELAAPVVHIWFFKSMPSRLGALLNMKTTSLEKVIYFQDYVVVDPGDTPLKACQMLTEDEARQARRDYGEGAFEIGMGAEAIKKLLSQMRLVELSGELRTELAKTGSQQKIKDLIKRLKIVEALRDSDNRAEWMVLDVIPVIPPDLRPLVLLDSGNFATSDLNDLYRRIINRNNRLKKLVDLNAPEVIVRNEKRMLQQSVDALFDNNRCKRPVLGSSNRPLKSLTDMIKGKQGRFRENLLGKRVDYSARSVIVVGPDLKLHQCGLPKKIALELFQPFVIRRLKDLGHADTIKSAKRMLERRDEDVWDILDEVIRNHPVLLNRAPTLHRIGIQAFEPTLVEGNAIRLHPLVCKGFNADFDGDQMAVHLPLSIEAQVEATTLMMSTHNIFSPANGAPIISATQDIVMGCYYLTLKRTSRPGEGMIFASSEEVFMAFQQGKVSRHATIKVRMPKGKRVKGDGADKYRPGGLIETSPGRVMFNDILPKRMAYYNQTMRSKDLAIVISDCYLELGRRETIELLDRMKSCGFRASTESGLSFGASDLKTAPNKEKVIGESEKIVLKQQKLFEKGVITNQERYNKVLDIWTHAREEITKSMMDQLEHDVRDNGAYVNPIYLMAHSGARGGVGQIQQLSGMRGLMAKPSGEIIETPIKSNFREGLSVLEYFSSTHGARKGLADTALKTADSGYLTRKLADICQNMVVTTHNCGTTKGLTRGVVYRGEKVEVGLADAIRGRVSRTNIVNPITDEVIVREDELITVEKARKIEEMGLERIQVRSPMTCESPLGMCQLCYGMDLSTGDLVEQGLAVGIIAAQSIGEPGTQLTMRTFHIGGVASTDVEQSELQAKRSGQVRFTRIRSVINAEGRQVVLGRNGEISIVDDRGREVEKQSVPNGAVLEVAENQQVNSGDVLCTWDPHSIPIIAQVGGRVRLDDCIEGQSIRTEKEASGNLRRTITEHKAGLHPQVIVEDGTGRILDFYYLPEGASIETAEGSQISAGTVVAKTPRESTGTKDITGGLPRVTELFEVRKPKDPAVVAEIDGEIEFLAEKKRGKRIVLVKGADGTEVEHVIPHGKHLLVHPGDLVKAGDALVRGPLVPQDILRVSGAEEVQQYLLHEIQNVYRAQRVEIDDKHIEIVISQMLRKVRIDNVGDTDLLPGLLIDKFELKRVNDELESMVKITDPGGTDYEIGDKVAIADVEEVNAEVSKPAKHTSLRKARASHQLLGITKAAVQSESFISAASFQETTKVLTEAALGGKVDNLVGLKENVILGHLIPAGTGFSLHQEAQVRIHDSAIREQEEAKARMAAARAGLMLDADMPPRRIDPDRPSAPSLADLTPDDPL; the protein is encoded by the coding sequence GTGAGCGTCAGCGAAGGTACCTTTGATCGCGTTAACGACTACGCTTCGATCAAGATCAGCCTGGCCAGCCCGCACGACATTCGTAGCTGGTCATTCGGGGAAGTGAAGAAGCCCGAGACAATTAACTACCGTACGTATCGCCCCGAACGAGACGGCTTGTTCTGTGAGCGTATCTTCGGTCCTGAAAAGGACTGGGAATGCGCGTGCGGCAAGTACCGTGGAATGAAATACAAAGGAATGATTTGCGACCGCTGCGGCGTGAAGGTCACTCACAGCCGTGTGCGTCGAAAGCGGATGGGGCATATCGAGCTTGCGGCTCCGGTTGTGCACATCTGGTTCTTCAAGTCGATGCCCAGTCGCCTTGGTGCGCTGTTGAACATGAAGACGACGTCACTGGAGAAGGTGATCTACTTCCAGGACTACGTTGTTGTTGACCCGGGCGATACGCCGCTCAAAGCCTGTCAGATGCTGACGGAAGATGAAGCGCGTCAGGCGCGTCGTGACTATGGTGAAGGGGCGTTTGAAATCGGAATGGGTGCGGAAGCAATCAAGAAGCTTCTCTCCCAGATGCGATTGGTTGAACTGTCCGGCGAATTGCGTACTGAGCTTGCAAAGACCGGGAGTCAGCAGAAGATCAAGGATCTGATCAAGCGTCTGAAGATCGTGGAAGCTCTCCGGGACAGCGATAATCGCGCCGAGTGGATGGTGCTGGATGTGATCCCGGTTATTCCACCGGATTTGCGTCCCCTCGTCCTCCTGGATTCGGGCAACTTCGCCACAAGCGACCTGAATGACCTTTACCGGCGAATTATCAATCGAAACAACCGACTGAAGAAGCTGGTGGATTTGAACGCACCGGAAGTCATTGTCCGCAACGAAAAGCGAATGCTGCAGCAGTCGGTCGATGCTTTGTTCGACAACAATCGTTGCAAACGCCCCGTCCTGGGTTCTTCCAATCGTCCGTTGAAATCACTTACCGACATGATCAAAGGTAAGCAGGGGCGATTCCGCGAGAACCTTCTCGGTAAACGCGTGGACTATTCTGCTCGAAGTGTGATCGTGGTTGGCCCGGACCTGAAGCTGCATCAGTGTGGTCTTCCGAAAAAGATCGCGCTGGAACTGTTTCAGCCGTTTGTGATTCGCCGGCTGAAGGATCTGGGTCATGCGGATACCATCAAGAGCGCGAAGCGAATGCTGGAACGCCGCGATGAAGACGTTTGGGACATTCTTGACGAGGTGATTCGCAACCATCCTGTACTTCTGAATCGAGCCCCAACGCTGCACCGAATTGGTATTCAGGCATTTGAGCCGACACTGGTTGAGGGTAACGCGATTCGCCTTCATCCGCTCGTCTGCAAAGGGTTCAACGCAGACTTTGACGGTGACCAGATGGCCGTCCATCTGCCGTTGTCGATCGAAGCTCAGGTGGAAGCGACCACCCTGATGATGTCGACGCACAATATTTTCAGTCCGGCAAACGGGGCTCCGATTATCAGCGCCACGCAGGACATCGTGATGGGCTGCTACTATCTGACCTTGAAGCGAACCTCACGACCTGGTGAGGGAATGATCTTCGCTTCGTCGGAAGAAGTGTTCATGGCCTTCCAGCAGGGCAAAGTGTCGCGGCATGCCACCATCAAAGTGCGTATGCCAAAGGGGAAACGAGTCAAGGGTGACGGAGCAGACAAGTATCGTCCTGGTGGTCTCATAGAGACTTCTCCCGGCCGCGTGATGTTCAATGATATCCTGCCGAAGCGAATGGCTTACTACAACCAGACGATGCGAAGTAAGGACCTGGCGATCGTGATTTCCGATTGCTACCTGGAACTTGGCCGTCGTGAAACGATTGAGTTGCTTGACCGGATGAAGAGCTGTGGTTTCCGCGCGTCGACAGAGAGTGGTCTGTCGTTCGGTGCGAGTGACCTGAAGACGGCTCCGAACAAGGAGAAGGTCATTGGGGAATCGGAGAAGATCGTTCTGAAGCAGCAGAAGCTGTTTGAAAAGGGCGTGATTACCAATCAGGAACGCTACAACAAGGTTCTTGACATCTGGACGCATGCTCGAGAAGAGATTACGAAATCCATGATGGATCAGCTTGAGCACGACGTTCGCGATAATGGTGCTTACGTAAATCCAATTTACCTGATGGCACATTCCGGTGCCCGAGGTGGTGTTGGACAGATTCAGCAGCTGTCCGGTATGCGTGGTTTGATGGCTAAGCCAAGCGGCGAAATCATTGAAACCCCGATCAAATCGAATTTCCGTGAGGGTCTTTCGGTACTGGAGTACTTCAGTTCGACCCACGGAGCTCGAAAGGGACTGGCGGATACCGCTCTGAAAACGGCCGATAGTGGTTATCTGACCCGTAAGCTGGCTGATATTTGTCAGAACATGGTCGTGACAACTCACAACTGTGGCACCACGAAGGGTTTGACTCGCGGTGTTGTGTATCGGGGTGAGAAGGTCGAAGTTGGACTGGCCGATGCGATTCGTGGTCGGGTGAGTCGAACAAATATTGTGAACCCGATTACCGACGAAGTGATTGTTCGTGAAGACGAACTGATTACCGTCGAAAAGGCTCGCAAGATCGAGGAAATGGGTCTGGAGCGAATTCAGGTTCGTAGTCCGATGACCTGCGAATCCCCATTGGGTATGTGTCAGTTGTGCTACGGCATGGACTTGTCGACAGGTGACCTGGTTGAGCAGGGGCTTGCCGTCGGTATTATTGCTGCACAGAGTATTGGAGAGCCTGGTACGCAGTTGACAATGCGAACCTTCCACATCGGTGGGGTTGCTTCTACCGACGTTGAACAGAGCGAGCTTCAGGCAAAACGTAGTGGTCAGGTGAGGTTTACTCGTATTCGAAGCGTAATCAACGCCGAAGGTCGACAGGTCGTCCTGGGGCGAAACGGTGAGATCAGCATCGTTGATGACCGCGGTCGCGAGGTCGAGAAGCAGTCGGTGCCCAATGGTGCCGTACTGGAAGTGGCAGAAAATCAGCAGGTCAACTCCGGCGACGTGTTGTGCACCTGGGACCCACACTCGATTCCCATCATCGCCCAGGTGGGTGGTCGCGTTCGATTGGACGACTGCATCGAAGGTCAGTCGATCCGTACAGAAAAAGAAGCGTCCGGAAATCTTCGTCGAACCATTACCGAGCATAAGGCTGGATTACATCCACAGGTCATCGTCGAAGATGGTACGGGCCGGATTCTGGACTTCTATTACCTGCCGGAAGGGGCAAGTATTGAAACGGCCGAGGGATCGCAGATTTCTGCAGGTACGGTTGTTGCCAAGACGCCACGTGAATCAACCGGTACGAAAGACATCACCGGTGGTCTGCCTCGAGTAACCGAACTGTTTGAAGTTCGAAAGCCCAAGGATCCAGCCGTTGTTGCGGAGATCGATGGCGAAATCGAATTCCTGGCGGAAAAGAAGCGAGGAAAGCGAATCGTCCTTGTCAAGGGAGCAGATGGTACTGAAGTTGAACACGTGATCCCTCACGGTAAGCACCTGCTGGTTCATCCTGGTGACCTTGTGAAGGCGGGGGATGCACTTGTACGAGGGCCGCTTGTTCCACAGGACATTCTTCGTGTGAGTGGTGCTGAGGAAGTCCAGCAGTATCTGCTGCATGAGATTCAAAACGTCTATCGTGCTCAGCGAGTCGAGATCGACGACAAGCATATTGAAATTGTCATCTCTCAAATGCTTCGAAAGGTTCGAATCGACAACGTCGGTGATACTGATTTGCTGCCGGGGTTGTTGATTGACAAGTTTGAATTGAAGCGAGTGAATGATGAACTCGAATCGATGGTAAAGATTACGGACCCTGGTGGTACGGATTACGAGATCGGTGACAAAGTTGCGATTGCGGATGTTGAAGAGGTAAACGCCGAAGTCAGCAAACCAGCGAAGCACACGTCACTTCGAAAGGCGCGAGCCAGTCATCAGCTTCTTGGGATCACCAAAGCAGCTGTTCAGAGCGAAAGCTTTATCTCAGCCGCCAGTTTTCAGGAAACGACCAAGGTTCTCACGGAAGCAGCTCTCGGCGGCAAAGTGGATAATCTCGTTGGTTTGAAAGAAAACGTAATTCTTGGCCACCTGATTCCGGCGGGTACTGGTTTTAGTCTGCACCAGGAGGCGCAGGTTCGGATCCATGACTCTGCGATCCGGGAGCAGGAAGAAGCCAAGGCTCGTATGGCCGCGGCAAGGGCTGGTTTGATGCTGGATGCCGATATGCCGCCTCGACGAATTGATCCGGATCGTCCGTCAGCTCCGTCTCTGGCGGATCTCACACCTGACGATCCTCTGTGA
- the rpsL gene encoding 30S ribosomal protein S12, whose amino-acid sequence MPTINQLVRKPRRQQYSKTKTPLLEGCPQKRGVCLQVKTVTPKKPNSALRKVARVRLSNGKEVTAYIPGEGHNLQEHSIVLVRGGRVRDLPGVRYKVIRGVLDTLGVNGRRQARSCYGAKRPK is encoded by the coding sequence ATGCCCACAATTAATCAGCTGGTTCGCAAGCCGCGTCGTCAGCAATATTCCAAGACCAAGACTCCCCTTCTGGAGGGATGCCCTCAAAAACGCGGGGTTTGTCTCCAGGTAAAGACTGTCACTCCGAAGAAGCCGAATTCGGCTCTCCGAAAAGTGGCTCGTGTACGTCTTTCTAATGGTAAGGAAGTGACGGCTTACATTCCTGGAGAGGGTCACAACCTCCAGGAACACTCGATTGTGCTTGTTCGTGGTGGTCGTGTTCGCGACCTTCCGGGTGTTCGCTACAAGGTGATTCGTGGCGTTCTTGATACCCTGGGTGTTAACGGTCGGCGACAGGCTCGCAGCTGTTATGGTGCCAAGCGGCCTAAGTAG
- the rpoB gene encoding DNA-directed RNA polymerase subunit beta: MAIPSIRTIDQDTVRNFGKIQAEYEISGLTQIQTAFYSRFLQADRPARDRLNFGLEGILREVFPIESYDGQFRLDYVKYELGKPRYTADECRQLKLTYGMPFRIWLRLVKEQPVEEEVYLGDIPIMIGGGEFIINGAERVVVSQLHRSPGVDFVMAEETASSDRKTHSCRIIPERGSWIELLVSKRDAIGVRIDQSGKFSALTLLRAMSGEYSSDASIIRLFYPTEELKLSSKTTVAEVENRYCVDDVVFPEKHERAGEIICDAGSQITDTIAEELISAGVKSIEVVTEVRDPLILKTLAEDGTSTHEEALLKIYQRLRPGNPPNLDKASELFHEKFFDVNRYRLGRVGRFRINRKFQQDISDEEMTLKPEDFINAMRYIVRLRIGDETAQIDDIDNLGNRRLRTIDELACDEIRKGFLKLRRTVQERMQLKEVESISPRTLINPKSVSAAIDFFYGRSELSQVVDQTNPLSMLTHERRLSALGPGGLNRKRAGFEVRDVHISHYGRICPIETPEGTNIGLISSLGIFSRVDDYGFLISPYRVVRNAKIMDEVVWLRADEEAAAFVCPADTPVVNGEIEPERVLARNKSDVVWASRDQVEFIDVAPCQMVGVSAGLIPFLEHDDANRALMGSNMQRQAVPLLIAERPVVGTGMEQYVAQNSGMVWRAEKAGKVTYVDANVIEVEGKRYPLRKYRRLNERTCLNQKPIVAVGDKVKAGQVLCDSAATRNGSLALGRNVLVAFMSWEGFNFEDAIILSERLVKEDVYTSIHLDEFDVEIRETKLGREEFTRDIPNVSEKALRHLDESGIVKIGTRVHPGDILVGKVSPKAKSELTPEEKLLHAIFGRAGEDVKNESLEVPSGVGGIVIHTEKFSRRMSLSEIERKRFEDDLKKVEKEGETAIAASFQKFLVELEAVIEQPVVDEDGRQLGQLDDVKAVAEYARHFQSHFEDMDVRSPQKKTAARKVIRDSWSIVEDVIDHEDHRLNSMKRGDELPSGVLQMVKVYVASKRQISAGDKMAGRHGNKGVISKVLPIEDMPFLEDGTPVDIILNPLGVPSRMNVGQILETHLGYAAGKLGYRAICPVFDGASEDDVRAALVEAGLPEDGKSVLFDGRTGERLEQKVTVGYIYMLKLHHLVDDKVHARATGPYSLITQQPLGGKARFGGQRFGEMEVWALEAYGAAYILQELLTVKSDDVEGRTKIYESMVKGENTLEAGTPASFDVLNNEIRGLCLNLHLEKSGH, encoded by the coding sequence ATGGCGATTCCGTCTATTCGTACGATCGACCAGGATACGGTTCGAAACTTCGGGAAAATTCAGGCCGAGTACGAGATTTCTGGACTGACTCAGATTCAAACGGCATTTTACAGCCGTTTTCTGCAGGCTGACCGCCCCGCGCGAGATCGGCTGAATTTCGGTCTGGAAGGCATCTTGCGCGAAGTCTTTCCAATTGAGAGCTATGATGGCCAGTTCCGATTGGATTATGTGAAGTATGAGCTGGGTAAGCCTCGCTATACAGCCGACGAATGTCGTCAGCTCAAACTGACCTACGGAATGCCGTTCCGTATCTGGTTGCGACTGGTCAAAGAGCAACCAGTTGAGGAAGAAGTGTATCTCGGTGATATTCCCATCATGATTGGGGGTGGTGAGTTCATCATCAACGGGGCTGAGCGTGTCGTTGTCTCTCAGTTGCACCGCTCTCCGGGTGTGGACTTTGTGATGGCGGAGGAGACTGCCAGCAGTGATCGCAAGACTCATTCCTGCCGCATTATCCCGGAACGCGGAAGCTGGATTGAGTTGCTGGTGAGCAAGCGCGACGCGATTGGCGTTCGCATCGATCAGAGTGGCAAGTTCTCGGCGTTGACGTTGCTGCGAGCGATGTCGGGTGAGTATTCCAGCGACGCTTCCATCATCCGTTTGTTTTATCCGACGGAAGAGTTGAAGCTGAGTTCGAAGACGACGGTTGCTGAGGTCGAGAACCGCTATTGCGTGGACGATGTTGTTTTCCCGGAAAAGCATGAACGCGCTGGCGAGATCATTTGCGATGCTGGGTCGCAGATCACAGATACCATTGCTGAGGAGTTGATTTCAGCGGGTGTGAAGAGCATTGAGGTTGTGACCGAGGTTCGGGACCCGCTGATTCTGAAGACTCTGGCAGAAGACGGGACGTCAACTCATGAAGAGGCGCTGTTGAAGATCTACCAGCGACTGCGCCCTGGGAATCCTCCAAATCTGGATAAGGCATCGGAGCTGTTCCACGAGAAGTTCTTCGATGTGAATCGCTATCGGCTCGGGCGGGTCGGGCGATTCCGAATCAACCGAAAGTTCCAGCAGGACATCTCTGACGAAGAGATGACTTTGAAGCCTGAGGACTTCATCAACGCAATGCGGTACATCGTTCGTCTGCGCATTGGTGATGAGACCGCGCAGATCGACGACATCGATAACCTGGGTAATCGGCGGTTGCGTACGATTGATGAGCTGGCGTGTGATGAGATCCGAAAGGGTTTCCTGAAGCTTCGCCGCACCGTACAGGAGCGTATGCAGCTGAAGGAGGTGGAGTCGATTTCGCCTCGAACACTTATCAATCCGAAGAGTGTTTCTGCTGCAATCGACTTCTTCTACGGTCGTAGTGAGCTGTCACAGGTCGTGGACCAGACAAATCCACTGTCGATGTTGACGCACGAGCGGCGTTTGAGTGCGCTTGGTCCCGGGGGTTTGAACAGGAAGCGAGCTGGTTTCGAAGTTCGCGACGTGCACATTTCCCACTATGGACGCATCTGTCCGATCGAGACGCCAGAAGGTACCAATATCGGTCTGATTTCGAGTCTCGGGATCTTTTCTCGAGTCGACGATTATGGCTTTCTGATCTCGCCCTACCGTGTTGTTCGGAATGCGAAGATCATGGACGAGGTTGTCTGGTTGCGTGCCGATGAAGAGGCCGCTGCATTTGTGTGTCCTGCTGACACGCCTGTGGTGAACGGAGAGATTGAGCCGGAACGTGTTCTCGCCCGTAACAAGAGTGATGTAGTTTGGGCGAGTCGTGATCAGGTCGAGTTTATCGATGTGGCGCCTTGCCAGATGGTAGGTGTGTCTGCCGGGTTGATCCCGTTTCTTGAACACGACGATGCGAATCGTGCTCTGATGGGCTCGAACATGCAGCGACAGGCTGTTCCGTTGTTAATCGCTGAACGACCCGTAGTCGGAACAGGTATGGAGCAGTACGTTGCCCAGAACTCCGGCATGGTTTGGCGGGCGGAGAAGGCCGGTAAGGTGACTTACGTTGATGCCAACGTGATTGAGGTGGAAGGTAAACGATATCCACTTCGCAAGTACCGCCGTTTGAACGAACGAACGTGTCTGAATCAGAAGCCTATCGTGGCGGTGGGTGACAAGGTTAAGGCTGGTCAGGTACTTTGTGATAGTGCGGCGACACGAAACGGAAGTCTTGCACTTGGTCGCAACGTACTGGTCGCGTTTATGTCATGGGAAGGCTTCAATTTTGAAGACGCCATCATTCTGTCCGAGCGACTGGTGAAGGAAGACGTCTACACGTCGATTCACCTGGATGAGTTTGATGTTGAGATTCGTGAAACCAAGCTTGGGCGCGAAGAGTTCACTCGTGATATCCCTAACGTGAGCGAGAAAGCTCTTCGTCATCTCGATGAAAGCGGAATCGTAAAGATCGGAACTCGAGTTCATCCCGGCGACATTCTGGTGGGCAAGGTTTCGCCGAAGGCGAAATCAGAATTGACGCCGGAAGAGAAACTGTTGCACGCGATTTTTGGTCGCGCTGGCGAAGATGTGAAGAACGAATCACTGGAAGTTCCTTCCGGCGTGGGCGGTATCGTCATTCACACCGAAAAGTTTTCTCGCCGCATGAGCCTGTCTGAGATTGAGCGTAAGCGGTTTGAAGATGATTTGAAGAAGGTAGAGAAGGAAGGCGAAACGGCAATTGCCGCGTCGTTCCAGAAGTTCCTTGTCGAGCTTGAAGCGGTCATCGAACAGCCCGTTGTTGACGAAGATGGCCGGCAGCTTGGCCAGTTGGATGACGTGAAGGCCGTAGCTGAATATGCACGACATTTCCAGAGTCACTTCGAAGACATGGATGTGCGAAGTCCGCAGAAGAAGACGGCGGCTCGCAAAGTGATTCGTGACAGCTGGAGCATTGTTGAAGACGTAATCGATCACGAGGACCACCGTTTGAACAGCATGAAGCGAGGCGATGAGTTGCCGAGTGGTGTGCTGCAGATGGTGAAGGTTTACGTTGCGTCGAAGCGTCAGATCAGCGCGGGCGATAAGATGGCAGGACGCCACGGGAACAAGGGGGTCATTTCGAAAGTCCTTCCGATCGAAGATATGCCATTCCTGGAGGATGGAACTCCTGTGGATATCATTCTGAACCCGCTGGGCGTTCCGAGTCGTATGAATGTGGGGCAGATTCTGGAAACGCATCTCGGGTATGCAGCTGGAAAACTGGGCTACCGGGCGATTTGCCCCGTCTTTGATGGAGCAAGCGAAGATGATGTTCGTGCGGCTCTTGTCGAGGCCGGCCTGCCTGAGGATGGCAAGTCAGTTCTGTTCGACGGTCGCACCGGCGAACGCCTCGAGCAAAAGGTGACGGTCGGTTACATCTACATGTTGAAGCTGCACCACCTGGTGGATGATAAGGTGCATGCTCGCGCGACCGGACCTTACTCACTGATCACTCAACAGCCACTTGGTGGCAAGGCCCGGTTCGGTGGACAGCGCTTCGGGGAGATGGAAGTCTGGGCGCTGGAAGCTTACGGTGCGGCCTACATCCTTCAGGAGTTGTTGACCGTGAAGAGCGACGACGTGGAAGGTCGTACAAAGATCTATGAGAGCATGGTTAAGGGCGAGAATACACTTGAAGCCGGAACACCCGCCAGCTTCGACGTGTTGAACAATGAAATTCGGGGCTTGTGTTTGAATCTGCATCTGGAGAAATCAGGTCATTAA
- the rplA gene encoding 50S ribosomal protein L1 has product MSRRSKRVSVLEKKASEIGVVQLDAAVAALKTLEDSLPKGIKRCGFDQTVEIAVRLGVDPRQADQIVRGSIVLPHGIGKAQRVLVFSQGENVKIAEDAGADFVGGKELADKIKAGWLEFDVAIATPDMMGVVGPLGRVLGPRGLMPSPRAGTVTQDVETAVREYKAGKVEFRVDSGSNVHCVVGKLSFDSQKLTENIESLLAYIRGLKPNSSKGVYVRGVVVTATMMPAISVAV; this is encoded by the coding sequence ATGTCTCGACGGTCGAAGCGCGTCAGTGTTCTGGAGAAGAAGGCGTCGGAGATTGGTGTTGTACAGCTGGATGCGGCTGTGGCGGCGCTCAAGACTCTGGAAGATTCTCTGCCGAAGGGGATCAAACGCTGTGGTTTTGACCAGACAGTGGAGATTGCTGTTCGGCTGGGTGTGGATCCACGTCAGGCAGACCAGATCGTTCGTGGTTCAATCGTGCTGCCGCACGGTATCGGTAAGGCGCAGCGTGTCCTTGTGTTCTCACAGGGTGAGAATGTGAAGATCGCCGAAGACGCGGGTGCTGACTTTGTCGGTGGCAAAGAGCTGGCGGACAAGATTAAGGCTGGGTGGCTGGAATTCGATGTTGCGATTGCTACTCCTGATATGATGGGTGTGGTTGGTCCGCTCGGTCGTGTGCTTGGTCCCCGTGGTTTGATGCCCAGTCCGCGGGCTGGTACTGTGACTCAGGACGTCGAGACGGCTGTGCGTGAATACAAGGCTGGTAAGGTCGAGTTCCGCGTGGATTCTGGTTCGAATGTGCATTGCGTCGTCGGAAAACTGTCATTCGACTCGCAGAAGCTGACTGAGAATATTGAGTCCCTGCTGGCCTATATTCGCGGACTGAAGCCGAATAGCTCCAAGGGTGTTTACGTTCGGGGAGTCGTGGTGACTGCGACGATGATGCCGGCGATTTCTGTTGCTGTTTAG
- the rplJ gene encoding 50S ribosomal protein L10: MSRRIKDMLISDIQSRVGEAKDFVVVDVSKLDAVSANKWRLSLREARLSALTVKNSVALNALKRSGVEGLDGVLAGPSTLLWGAEDIVALAKAAAGYAKEWKNLEIKGGTTEGQPIDAKGVEVLSKSAGRLETIGQLASCMLAPGALLAGCLQGPGGQLAGQLKTISEKEA; this comes from the coding sequence ATGAGTCGTCGCATCAAGGATATGTTGATCTCTGATATTCAGTCGCGCGTGGGCGAGGCTAAGGACTTTGTTGTTGTGGACGTGTCGAAACTCGATGCCGTCTCTGCGAACAAGTGGCGTCTGAGTCTGCGGGAAGCCCGACTTTCTGCGTTGACAGTAAAGAATTCCGTTGCTCTCAACGCGCTGAAGCGAAGTGGCGTTGAGGGCCTTGATGGCGTGCTCGCTGGTCCTTCGACCCTTCTTTGGGGTGCTGAGGACATTGTGGCGCTTGCAAAGGCGGCCGCTGGGTATGCAAAGGAATGGAAGAACCTTGAGATCAAGGGCGGCACGACAGAAGGCCAGCCCATCGATGCAAAGGGCGTCGAAGTTCTGAGTAAGAGTGCCGGGCGGTTGGAAACAATTGGTCAGTTGGCTAGTTGTATGCTTGCTCCTGGTGCATTGCTCGCCGGTTGCCTGCAGGGTCCGGGGGGTCAGCTTGCTGGCCAGTTGAAGACGATTTCCGAGAAGGAAGCGTAG
- the rpsG gene encoding 30S ribosomal protein S7 translates to MVKKFTASREQLTPDTRFNSLLVSKFVNCLMYDGKKSVATAAFYRAMDIIQKQLPEEDALKVFTQAVDNVKPAIEVRSKRVGGATYQVPTPVNHRRQQALSIRWILEAVRGRKGRPVDRSLADELMAAFRREGAAMTKRENVHRMADANKAFSHFAW, encoded by the coding sequence ATGGTTAAGAAGTTTACAGCCAGTCGCGAGCAGCTTACTCCCGATACCCGCTTCAATAGTCTGCTGGTATCGAAGTTCGTGAATTGTTTGATGTATGACGGCAAGAAGAGTGTGGCGACGGCTGCCTTCTATCGTGCGATGGACATTATTCAGAAGCAGCTCCCTGAGGAAGATGCTCTGAAGGTGTTTACTCAGGCTGTTGATAACGTGAAGCCTGCTATCGAGGTTCGTTCCAAGCGAGTTGGCGGGGCCACTTACCAGGTTCCTACGCCCGTAAATCATCGTCGCCAGCAGGCGCTTTCCATTCGCTGGATCCTGGAGGCTGTTCGCGGCCGCAAGGGGCGTCCGGTGGATCGTTCTCTGGCTGATGAGTTGATGGCTGCGTTTCGCCGGGAAGGTGCTGCAATGACAAAGCGTGAGAACGTGCATCGTATGGCTGATGCAAACAAGGCGTTCTCGCACTTTGCGTGGTAA
- the rplL gene encoding 50S ribosomal protein L7/L12: MSTDAATEFDAATIELGDKIVGLTLLEAKKVVDYLKEKHGIEPAGGGAVMMAAPVGDAPAAAAEKTEFDVVLTGFGDNKIAVIKVVRAVTGLGLKEAKDLVEGAPKPLKEGIAKEDAEKLKAEVEAAGGTCELK, translated from the coding sequence ATGTCTACTGATGCTGCCACTGAGTTCGACGCAGCCACAATTGAGCTTGGTGACAAGATTGTTGGGCTGACTTTGCTCGAAGCAAAAAAGGTAGTGGACTACCTGAAGGAGAAGCATGGTATCGAGCCTGCTGGCGGTGGTGCTGTCATGATGGCTGCTCCTGTTGGCGATGCTCCTGCTGCTGCTGCTGAGAAGACAGAGTTCGACGTCGTTCTGACCGGATTTGGCGACAATAAGATCGCTGTGATTAAGGTTGTGCGAGCTGTCACGGGTCTTGGTCTGAAAGAAGCCAAGGACCTTGTAGAAGGCGCTCCAAAGCCGTTGAAGGAAGGTATCGCCAAGGAAGATGCTGAGAAGCTGAAGGCAGAAGTTGAAGCGGCTGGCGGTACTTGCGAGCTGAAATAG